TTACGCCAGACGTATCCCTGGTAGCCCGGGCTTCCCCAATCCCGATCGTAATCGGCGTCGGGGACGGACGATGTCCGATCCGTATAGATGACCACTGTCTCGCCGCTCGTCAGCGTCAACGAGGAGAATTCGTATTCGTCGCCGTGGATATCGGCGAGCGCCCAGCCCTCGAGAGAACCCGACTCCGAGCCGGTATTCTCGAGGATGACGTACTCCGCTTCCTCGTCGAGTTCGGTTATTTCGACGCCGCTGTCTGCTTATGAGCTATCGGGCGTAAACGCCGTGAACAACTCTACAAATGCGTCGTCGAAGTTCGTCGTCGTCGGAATCGACGAATCGCCATCGAGGGAATTGCTCGCATCGGTGACCGCGGTATCGGTGAATCCGACGTCCGTCTCGAGGTCGTCGAGGAGCGGGTCGAAGTACTCGAGCGCGCCGGTATTAGCGGCCGTCCCGATCAGGAGCACCGCGCCGCCGGCGTCTGCGAAATCGCTGATCGCCGATCGCTCTGCGGCCGTCAGTTCCGTCGTCGGTCTCGAGAGCACCAGTGCGCGTGCTGCGGGCTCTCCGTTCTCGAGCAGGTCGGGCCCGGGATCGCTCGTCACGTCGTTGACGGCCTCGAGACCAATGAACTCCTCGTCGCCGGGGGCCTGCCCCTCGAGGTAGCGCATGTAGTGGGCGACGTCTTCGGCCGACAGCGCGTAGTCGGCGCCGAACTGGCCGTGACCGCCTTCGACGAGGACTGGACCGGTCGCACTACCGACCGCATCGATTACGTTCGTCAGGAACGGGTAGACGCCGAACTCGTCGATACCGGGGCCGCCCTCGTCGCTCTCGAAGTTCTCCTCGACGAGCGGTCCACCGACGACGGCGACGTTGGCGTCGGCATCTAGGGCGACGAGCGGCTCGCCGCTCTCGGAACGCACCGGAACGTCGTTCCCCGTGACTTCGACCGGTTCGGGGAAAAACAGCGCTTCGACCGGCTCGTCGCCGATCTCCGGCGTCGCCGCGGGATCGGAAAGTTCCCAGAGCCCCCTGCCGGCCGCGCGAGCGTCGGCCTCGAGGTCCCGGAGTTCGTCGTGCGCCTCGAGTCCGGAGTCGTACACTCGCGCGTGGCCGTCCTCGAGGACGGCTTCGTTGTATCGGGTGCCGTCCGGAAGATCGAGAACGCCGAGCAGTCGACCGTAGTTCCCCCGCAGCCCTTCGTTCTCGTCGAACGAGAGCGTCACCGTCTCGCCGTCGAGTAAGTCGACGGCGTAGTCGGTCGCCGCGTCGGCCTTGTCGCGAAGCGCCTCACCGTCTTCGATGCCTTCCCACTCCGCGAATCGCTCGCTCGTGTTCCCGGTTTCGGGGGTGTCGATTCCGAGGATGCGGACGGTTTCGACCGTGCCGTCCTCGAACTGCACGTCGGCCGTATCGCCGTCCGCGACTTCGACGACGTCGACCTCGTACTGTTCCGACGGGCTCAGTTTGGACTCGCTGCCGAGTCCCTCACGGTTTGGAAACAATTGGGGGTACTCCTCGAGGTTGAAGTTCGACGTGGTCGGCACGAACTCGACGCCATCGTTGTTTTGGTCGTCGTACACCTGATCGTCGTTGAACCGGAACGACAGCGCGAGTTCGTCGGCGATTTCGTTGAGGTTCGTCGTTTCGTCGAAGTTGTTGTGATCCGACTGGTCGTGCAGGAAGAGCACGCCGCCGTCGTCGACGAACGACGAGAGCGCCGCGAGTTCGCCGTCGGT
The DNA window shown above is from Halopiger xanaduensis SH-6 and carries:
- a CDS encoding lamin tail domain-containing protein, with translation MTELDEEAEYVILENTGSESGSLEGWALADIHGDEYEFSSLTLTSGETVVIYTDRTSSVPDADYDRDWGSPGYQGYVWRNDGETAPSRTPMGASSIR
- a CDS encoding DUF4350 domain-containing protein, giving the protein MTVRVVDDASSFLALEPGEQNGAHVSNEDGEAVSIDFGGGDAEGDGLGVDTAYTFDDTLRIRNQGTESVFVWTSTESDAFDGDDVYLYHEDSEAPLSDARAIEVDVGTEIPVGVFVDTTGLETDAYDVGVTIQAAADDPNGDAPGEGGDGEEGEPVSDPIPAVALDSVSSLLDANEEPLTDDSVVAIWAESTAYNGDEDGNGDAVDYPGGTDIPVVALDGTVVGLTGPFAATDTDFGAYGNEEFLHNVYDELVGSGTVLHDEGHGQYYTRSSNGGDDFQAVGDYLEDGGYTYEATTDLESDLDDAAAVVITSPSDAFTDGELAALSSFVDDGGVLFLHDQSDHNNFDETTNLNEIADELALSFRFNDDQVYDDQNNDGVEFVPTTSNFNLEEYPQLFPNREGLGSESKLSPSEQYEVDVVEVADGDTADVQFEDGTVETVRILGIDTPETGNTSERFAEWEGIEDGEALRDKADAATDYAVDLLDGETVTLSFDENEGLRGNYGRLLGVLDLPDGTRYNEAVLEDGHARVYDSGLEAHDELRDLEADARAAGRGLWELSDPAATPEIGDEPVEALFFPEPVEVTGNDVPVRSESGEPLVALDADANVAVVGGPLVEENFESDEGGPGIDEFGVYPFLTNVIDAVGSATGPVLVEGGHGQFGADYALSAEDVAHYMRYLEGQAPGDEEFIGLEAVNDVTSDPGPDLLENGEPAARALVLSRPTTELTAAERSAISDFADAGGAVLLIGTAANTGALEYFDPLLDDLETDVGFTDTAVTDASNSLDGDSSIPTTTNFDDAFVELFTAFTPDSS